One window of the Nitrospira sp. genome contains the following:
- the atpA gene encoding F0F1 ATP synthase subunit alpha translates to MQIKADEISAIIKEKIKGFDKQVDVKETGSVIQVGDGIAKVYGLDGAMAGEMLEFPGGLYGIALNLEEDNVGAVLMGEDTAIKEGDPVKRTGRIAEIPVGEALIGRVVNAIGQPIDGKGPIKSEHSSRIEVVAPGVNTRQSVREPLQTGIKAIDAMIPIGRGQRELIIGDRQTGKTAIAVDTIINQKGLGVFCIYVAVGQKRSTVARVVKTLEENHAMEYSIVVAATASDPAPMQFLAPFAGAAIGEYFRDNGKHALIVYDDLSKHAVAYRQLSLLLRRPPGREAYPGDVFYLHSRLLERAAKLSEKLGGGSLTALPIIETQAGDVSAYIPTNVISITDGQIYLGSDLFYSGIRPAINVGLSVSRVGGSAQIKTMKQVAGTLRLDLAQYREMAAFSQFGSELDKATQMQLARGVRMVELLKQGQYKPMPVADQVLSIHAGVNGYLDDVPVDKVLQFEADYLHYVQQHHPDLKKEIASIGKIDDKVGARLKEIITTFKQKMGYGAK, encoded by the coding sequence ATGCAGATCAAGGCAGATGAAATCAGTGCGATCATTAAGGAAAAGATCAAGGGCTTCGACAAGCAAGTCGATGTCAAGGAGACCGGTTCGGTCATCCAGGTCGGCGACGGGATTGCCAAGGTCTACGGGCTCGATGGAGCCATGGCCGGAGAAATGCTGGAGTTCCCCGGCGGACTCTATGGCATCGCGCTGAACCTCGAAGAAGACAACGTCGGCGCCGTGTTGATGGGCGAAGACACCGCGATCAAGGAAGGCGATCCCGTCAAGCGCACGGGCCGCATCGCAGAAATCCCGGTCGGCGAAGCCCTGATCGGCCGCGTGGTCAACGCCATCGGCCAACCGATCGACGGCAAAGGACCGATCAAGTCAGAGCATTCGTCCCGTATCGAAGTCGTCGCGCCGGGTGTGAATACCCGTCAATCCGTCCGCGAGCCCCTGCAGACCGGCATCAAGGCGATCGACGCCATGATCCCGATCGGGCGTGGCCAGCGCGAGTTGATCATCGGCGACCGGCAGACCGGGAAGACCGCGATCGCGGTCGATACGATCATCAATCAAAAGGGCCTGGGCGTATTCTGCATTTATGTCGCGGTCGGCCAGAAGCGTTCGACCGTCGCCCGCGTCGTCAAGACACTCGAAGAAAACCACGCCATGGAATACAGCATCGTGGTCGCGGCGACCGCCAGCGATCCGGCGCCGATGCAGTTCCTGGCGCCGTTCGCCGGCGCGGCGATCGGAGAGTATTTCCGCGATAACGGCAAGCATGCGCTGATCGTGTACGACGATCTGTCAAAGCATGCGGTGGCCTATCGGCAATTGTCGTTGTTGCTCCGCAGACCGCCGGGACGCGAAGCCTATCCGGGCGACGTGTTCTATCTGCACTCACGCTTGCTGGAGCGGGCGGCCAAGTTGAGCGAAAAGCTCGGCGGAGGCAGTTTGACGGCTCTTCCGATCATTGAAACGCAAGCCGGCGACGTGTCGGCCTACATTCCGACCAACGTGATTTCAATCACCGACGGCCAGATCTATCTCGGCAGCGATTTGTTCTACTCAGGTATTCGACCGGCCATCAACGTCGGTTTGTCGGTCTCCCGCGTCGGCGGATCCGCGCAGATCAAGACGATGAAGCAGGTCGCCGGTACCTTGCGGCTCGATCTGGCGCAGTATCGCGAAATGGCGGCCTTCTCGCAGTTCGGCAGCGAACTCGACAAGGCGACGCAGATGCAGCTCGCGCGCGGCGTGCGCATGGTCGAGTTGCTCAAGCAGGGCCAGTACAAGCCGATGCCGGTGGCCGATCAGGTGCTCTCGATCCATGCCGGCGTCAACGGGTATCTCGACGATGTGCCCGTCGACAAGGTGCTGCAGTTCGAAGCGGACTATCTCCACTATGTGCAGCAGCATCATCCCGATTTGAAGAAGGAAATTGCCAGCATCGGCAAGATCGACGACAAGGTGGGAGCCCGGCTGAAAGAAATCATCACGACGTTCAAACAGAAGATGGGATACGGCGCGAAATAA
- the atpG gene encoding ATP synthase F1 subunit gamma: MPSLQSLRRKIAAFKNTQKITKAMKMVAAAKLKRSQDRILAARPYALKMRGVLSNLSQRVNRSAHPLLQKREGKKIEVLVITSDRGLCGGFNGNIARKTVEFVRQCEARGLQVNLGIVGRKGRDYFRRRTWPIRQEWTGVFDKLSFEHALDIGGDLTDNFVKGTFDELYVVYNEFKSAIQQRVIVEKLFPIDAATEFGAAQAEGTTGGSYLYEPDEADLLNVLVPKHFQVQAYRILLESAAAEHGARMAAMDGATRNAGQLIKKVTLYYNKTRQAAITKELMDIVGGAEALQ, encoded by the coding sequence ATGCCGAGTTTACAAAGTCTGCGCCGCAAGATTGCGGCCTTCAAAAATACGCAGAAGATTACCAAGGCCATGAAAATGGTGGCCGCGGCGAAGCTCAAGCGTTCGCAGGATCGAATCCTGGCGGCGCGTCCCTACGCATTGAAGATGCGCGGAGTCTTGAGCAACCTGAGCCAGCGGGTGAACCGTTCGGCCCATCCGCTCTTGCAGAAGCGCGAGGGGAAGAAGATTGAAGTGCTGGTGATCACCAGCGATCGCGGACTCTGCGGCGGCTTCAACGGTAACATTGCGCGCAAGACCGTCGAGTTCGTCCGTCAGTGCGAAGCCCGCGGGCTTCAGGTCAATCTCGGCATCGTCGGCCGCAAGGGGCGCGATTACTTCAGACGGCGGACCTGGCCGATCCGGCAGGAGTGGACCGGGGTCTTCGATAAGCTCAGCTTCGAGCACGCGCTCGATATCGGCGGCGATCTGACCGACAACTTTGTGAAGGGCACATTTGACGAGCTCTACGTCGTCTACAACGAATTTAAATCGGCCATCCAGCAGCGAGTGATTGTCGAGAAATTGTTCCCCATTGACGCGGCCACCGAGTTCGGCGCAGCTCAAGCCGAGGGGACGACCGGCGGCAGTTACCTGTACGAACCGGACGAAGCCGATTTGCTGAATGTGCTGGTGCCGAAGCATTTTCAAGTGCAGGCCTATCGTATTCTGTTGGAGTCGGCCGCGGCCGAACATGGCGCACGTATGGCCGCGATGGATGGCGCGACACGGAATGCCGGCCAGCTCATCAAGAAAGTCACGCTCTACTACAACAAGACCCGGCAGGCCGCGATTACGAAAGAACTCATGGATATCGTCGGCGGCGCAGAAGCGTTGCAATAG
- a CDS encoding F0F1 ATP synthase subunit epsilon: MAGKILLEVVTPEKQLLSQQVDEVIAPGSEGEFGVLPGHCYFLSTLRIGELRYRVGDQTHHMAILWGYAEVTPTKVTVMAEIAEKAEDIDVGRAQAAVEKAEQRLKAGGLPSEVKEAEISLEKARLRKKIAERARKPSHA; encoded by the coding sequence ATGGCTGGAAAGATTTTATTAGAGGTGGTGACTCCGGAGAAGCAGCTGCTGAGTCAGCAGGTGGATGAAGTCATCGCGCCTGGCTCGGAAGGCGAATTCGGGGTGTTGCCAGGCCATTGTTACTTCCTATCCACGCTTCGGATCGGCGAGCTTCGATATCGTGTCGGCGATCAGACTCACCACATGGCGATTCTCTGGGGCTATGCCGAAGTCACTCCGACTAAGGTCACGGTCATGGCAGAGATCGCGGAGAAGGCCGAGGATATTGATGTCGGTCGCGCTCAAGCCGCGGTTGAGAAAGCCGAACAGCGGCTCAAGGCCGGCGGCCTTCCTTCGGAAGTCAAAGAAGCCGAAATCAGCCTTGAGAAAGCCCGTCTTCGTAAGAAGATCGCCGAACGCGCTCGCAAACCAAGCCACGCTTAG
- a CDS encoding RluA family pseudouridine synthase, translated as MHTEFIVTVGEQPKRLDIFLANHQRDISRSALQRLIELGRIRINEQVVKVSQKIKPGDRITMDVPKPEPLALQGEAIPLEVLFEDDSLLVLNKPSGIVVHPAPGNWTGTLVNALLHHFQTSGGTVSAIGGKERPGLVHRLDKETSGVMVIAKTDQAHRHLAAQFKEHTITRVYEALIWGIPKKGHGLIELAIGRDTKERKKISTRTTSPRESATEYQVDHRYGKVASHVLLYPRTGRTHQLRVHLTSLGHPILGDPTYGGRKVCAIDEVEIPRVMLHARTLGFTHPTTGMRQDFTRPFPSDMETVTQALQQIRASKVNKES; from the coding sequence ATGCACACAGAATTCATCGTCACTGTCGGCGAGCAGCCTAAACGTCTGGATATCTTTCTCGCCAATCATCAACGAGATATTTCCCGATCCGCCTTGCAGCGCCTGATCGAACTTGGGCGCATTCGCATCAACGAGCAGGTCGTCAAGGTAAGCCAGAAGATCAAGCCGGGCGACAGAATTACCATGGATGTGCCGAAGCCCGAGCCGCTTGCACTTCAGGGAGAGGCGATCCCCCTGGAAGTCCTCTTTGAAGACGACAGTCTCCTGGTGCTCAACAAGCCGTCCGGCATTGTGGTTCACCCGGCGCCGGGGAATTGGACTGGGACTCTGGTCAATGCGCTGCTCCATCACTTTCAGACATCCGGAGGAACCGTCTCAGCGATCGGGGGAAAAGAACGCCCGGGACTCGTCCATCGCCTGGACAAGGAAACCTCCGGCGTCATGGTGATTGCCAAGACGGATCAAGCGCATCGACATCTCGCCGCACAGTTCAAGGAGCATACGATTACAAGGGTGTATGAGGCCTTGATCTGGGGCATTCCTAAAAAAGGCCACGGCCTTATCGAATTGGCGATCGGTCGGGACACCAAAGAGCGCAAAAAGATATCCACGAGAACCACCAGTCCACGGGAGTCTGCGACGGAATATCAGGTGGATCACCGGTATGGCAAAGTGGCATCTCATGTCCTCCTCTACCCTCGGACGGGGCGCACACATCAGCTCCGGGTCCACCTCACCTCCCTCGGTCACCCCATACTTGGGGATCCGACATACGGTGGCCGAAAGGTCTGCGCGATTGATGAGGTGGAGATTCCGCGTGTCATGCTCCATGCTCGAACACTCGGCTTCACGCACCCCACGACCGGGATGCGACAGGACTTTACTCGCCCGTTCCCATCCGATATGGAGACGGTGACCCAAGCGCTTCAACAGATACGAGCATCGAAGGTGAACAAAGAATCATGA
- the atpD gene encoding F0F1 ATP synthase subunit beta, whose protein sequence is MSTGKVVQVIGPVVDVEFPPGQLPNIYNALKVIQEENKAAGKPAVRITLEVATHLGENRVRGIAMSTTDGLTRGMDVHDTGAPISVPVGRETLGRLINVLGEPVDEKGPINAKKTYPIHRPAPKLEDQDTKTEVLETGIKVVDLLEPYSKGGKVGLFGGAGVGKTVIIMELINNIALHHGGFSVFAGVGERTREGNDLWHEMQESKVIDPDDFTKSKVSLIYGQMNEPPGARLRVALTGLAVAEFFRDEENQDVLLFVDNIFRFTQAGSEVSALLGRMPSAVGYQPTLSTEMGQLQERITSTKRGSITSVQAIYVPADDLTDPAPATAFAHLDATTVLSRQLAELGIYPAVDPLDSTSRILDPQVIGEEHYKVARGVQSVLQKYKDLQDIIAILGMDELSEDDKMAVARARKIQRFLSQPFHVAEAFTGSPGKYVKLKDTVRSFKEILEGKYDHLPEQAFYMVGPIEEAVAKAEKMGVKV, encoded by the coding sequence GTGAGCACAGGAAAAGTCGTTCAAGTCATCGGGCCCGTGGTGGACGTGGAGTTTCCTCCCGGCCAACTGCCGAACATCTACAACGCGCTGAAAGTGATCCAGGAAGAAAATAAGGCTGCCGGTAAGCCGGCTGTTCGGATCACGCTGGAAGTCGCCACGCACCTCGGTGAAAACCGGGTCCGCGGTATCGCCATGTCGACCACCGATGGTCTGACGCGCGGAATGGATGTCCATGACACCGGCGCGCCGATCTCTGTGCCCGTCGGCCGTGAGACGCTCGGCCGCCTCATCAATGTGCTCGGTGAACCGGTCGATGAAAAGGGTCCGATCAACGCCAAGAAGACCTATCCGATCCACCGACCCGCTCCGAAACTCGAAGATCAGGACACTAAGACTGAAGTGCTCGAGACCGGCATCAAGGTCGTCGATTTGCTGGAGCCGTACAGCAAGGGTGGAAAAGTCGGACTCTTCGGCGGCGCCGGTGTCGGCAAGACCGTCATTATCATGGAGCTGATCAACAACATCGCGCTGCATCACGGCGGTTTCTCTGTGTTTGCCGGCGTCGGTGAACGGACCCGTGAAGGTAACGACCTCTGGCACGAAATGCAGGAGTCGAAAGTCATCGATCCGGACGATTTCACCAAGTCCAAAGTCTCATTGATCTATGGCCAGATGAACGAGCCGCCCGGAGCCCGTCTTCGCGTGGCACTGACCGGTTTGGCCGTCGCGGAATTCTTCCGTGATGAAGAAAATCAGGACGTGCTCCTGTTCGTCGACAATATTTTCCGGTTCACCCAGGCCGGTTCAGAGGTGTCGGCCTTGCTCGGACGTATGCCGTCCGCCGTCGGCTATCAGCCCACCCTCTCGACCGAGATGGGACAGCTACAAGAACGTATTACCTCGACGAAGCGTGGATCGATCACCTCGGTGCAAGCCATCTACGTGCCTGCCGACGACTTGACCGACCCGGCGCCGGCGACGGCGTTCGCCCACTTGGACGCCACCACCGTGTTGTCCCGGCAGTTGGCGGAATTGGGTATTTATCCGGCGGTCGATCCGCTGGACTCCACCTCACGTATTCTCGATCCGCAAGTCATCGGGGAAGAGCACTACAAGGTCGCCCGCGGCGTCCAGTCCGTGCTCCAAAAGTATAAGGATCTGCAAGACATCATCGCGATTCTCGGTATGGACGAACTGTCCGAAGACGACAAGATGGCGGTGGCTCGTGCGCGGAAGATCCAGCGATTCCTGTCGCAGCCGTTCCATGTCGCCGAAGCGTTTACCGGATCGCCAGGCAAGTATGTGAAGCTGAAGGATACGGTGCGCAGCTTCAAGGAAATCCTCGAGGGGAAGTACGACCATCTCCCGGAGCAGGCGTTCTACATGGTGGGTCCGATCGAGGAAGCCGTGGCAAAGGCCGAAAAGATGGGTGTGAAGGTATAG
- a CDS encoding PilZ domain-containing protein: MGIATQGLTAVMYADVAKELRRSERVTVSCHLTYSGFTENLLIVGEGTAIDISQEGVGIEGNQPVELGMRLTLCLALPDDEGPLFIDEVRVVWIKGSRFGVESVLIDPRSRLRLDHFLLSKKLNAPAGHERICLRLKM; the protein is encoded by the coding sequence ATGGGAATCGCAACTCAAGGATTGACCGCAGTTATGTATGCGGATGTAGCCAAAGAGCTTCGTCGGTCAGAACGAGTGACCGTTTCTTGCCATCTGACCTATTCTGGATTCACCGAGAACCTGTTGATTGTAGGGGAAGGGACGGCTATCGATATATCTCAAGAAGGCGTCGGGATCGAAGGCAATCAGCCAGTGGAACTAGGAATGCGCCTAACGCTCTGTCTTGCCTTGCCTGACGATGAAGGGCCGCTCTTCATTGATGAGGTCCGCGTGGTGTGGATCAAAGGCAGCCGCTTTGGGGTGGAGTCAGTTCTCATCGATCCGCGGTCACGACTCCGACTCGATCACTTCTTACTCTCTAAGAAACTCAATGCGCCGGCAGGGCACGAACGAATCTGTCTCCGGTTGAAAATGTAG